From a region of the Fusobacterium perfoetens ATCC 29250 genome:
- the ruvC gene encoding crossover junction endodeoxyribonuclease RuvC, with amino-acid sequence MKILGIDPGTAIVGFSIIELENSSLKLLDYGCIYTDKNLSMNDRLLIIFNELEKIINKYSPDHMAIEELFYFKNNKTVISVGEARGVILLAGIKNNLSIYEYTPLQVKIGITGYGKADKKQVQLMVKTILKLKEIPKPDDAADAIAIAITHINSLKNLQYSNISSQALSTKNLSKTKMSAKEFRELLLNSK; translated from the coding sequence ATGAAAATACTTGGTATAGACCCTGGTACAGCAATAGTGGGATTTTCAATAATAGAATTGGAAAATTCATCTTTAAAACTTTTAGACTATGGTTGTATCTATACAGATAAAAATCTTTCTATGAACGATAGATTACTAATAATTTTCAATGAACTTGAAAAAATTATCAACAAATATTCTCCAGACCATATGGCTATTGAGGAATTATTTTACTTTAAAAATAATAAAACTGTTATCTCTGTAGGGGAAGCCCGTGGAGTTATCTTATTAGCTGGGATAAAAAATAATCTTTCTATCTATGAATATACACCATTACAAGTAAAAATAGGAATTACTGGTTATGGAAAAGCCGACAAAAAACAAGTTCAACTTATGGTTAAAACTATTTTAAAATTAAAAGAAATTCCCAAACCAGATGATGCAGCTGATGCTATAGCTATAGCTATAACTCATATTAATTCTTTAAAAAATTTACAATACTCAAATATTTCTTCCCAAGCTCTTTCTACAAAAAATCTTTCCAAAACAAAAATGTCAGCTAAAGAGTTTAGAGAATTATTATTAAATTCTAAATAA